The sequence AAATCGGACATCACGGTCATCACGGCGTCATATTGAACCGTCTTGTCGGCCGCGATCACGACCGGCTGATCCGGGTGGTCGGCCTGGCGCGACGCGATGAAGCTGTCGAGTTCGGCCTTCGTCACCGTGTCTTCCTGCGACGCGCCCGACTCGCCCTTGTAGCGCACGCTGATCTTGCCGTCGGCGCGGATGTTGACGACGACGGGCGGCGTCTGCTCCTGGGGCGCGGCGTTGCCGACGGTCGGCAGATTGACGATCGACGGCGCGACGAGGGGCGCAGTCACCATGAAGATGACGAGCAGCACGAGCATCACGTCGATGTAGGGCACGACGTTGATGTCGGCCATCGAGCGGCGCGAGCGGCCGCCGCGCATGCTGGAACGAATGGGGGTGCCGGCCATCGCGTGCTCCTTATTGCGCCTGGCGCTGCAGGATGTTCGAGAATTCTTCGATGAACGTTTCGAAGCGGATCGCGAGGCGGTCGATGTCGTGTGCGTAGCGGTTGTACGCGACGACGGCGGGAATCGCGGCGAACAGGCCGATCGCGGTCGCGACGAGCGCTTCGGCGATGCCCGGCGCGACGTTCGCGAGCGTCGCCTGCTGAACGTTCGCGAGGCCGCGGAACGAGTTCATGATCCCCCAGACCGTGCCGAACAGACCGATGTACGGGC comes from Burkholderia savannae and encodes:
- the tolR gene encoding protein TolR, which produces MAGTPIRSSMRGGRSRRSMADINVVPYIDVMLVLLVIFMVTAPLVAPSIVNLPTVGNAAPQEQTPPVVVNIRADGKISVRYKGESGASQEDTVTKAELDSFIASRQADHPDQPVVIAADKTVQYDAVMTVMSDLKARGVKRVGLLVKSQ